A genomic window from Lotus japonicus ecotype B-129 chromosome 1, LjGifu_v1.2 includes:
- the LOC130745736 gene encoding uncharacterized protein LOC130745736, translating into MDPSECPFDLAAYIQNSQIEEAYVLNRFRERRRKIREDAAPRSRKYLGRDHTAANQMLIGDYFANEPTYDDAMFRRRYRMQKHLFLRIVDDLSSSDNYFTQRVDAANKQGISPLAKCTTAMRMLAYGVAADAVDEYIKIGGTTALECLRRFCKGIIRLYEQQYLRAPTQEDLQRILHANDMRGFPGMIGSIDCMHWEWKNCPKAWEGQFTRGDKGTTTVILEAVATYDLWIWHAFFGCPGTLNDINVLDRSPVFDDVEQGKTPAVNFVVNQRPYNMAYYLADGIYPSYPTFVKTIRLPQSEPDKLFAKVQEGCRKDIERAFGVLQARFKIIREPARLWDIDDLSIIMRSCIILHNMIVEDERDTYAQRWTDFEQSGEGGSSTQQPYSTEVLPAFANHVRARSELRDSNVHHELQADLVKHIWAKFGMSQD; encoded by the coding sequence atggatccatctgagtgtccttttgatcttgcagcatacattcaaaatagtcaaattgaagaagcttatgtactCAACCGATTTAGAGAGCGTCGAAGAAAAATTCGAGAAGATGCTGCACCTCGTAGTAGAAAATATCTCGGTAGAGATCATACAGCGGCAAACCAGATGCTAATtggcgactactttgccaatgagcctacatatgacgatgcaatgtttcgtcgtcggtaccggatgcaaaagcatcttttccttcgaatcgttgatgacctttcaagtagtgataactacttcacccaacgcgttgatgcagccaataaacaaggtatatcacccttagcaaaatgtaccacagcaatgcgaatgttagcatatggtgtggcagcagacgcggtcgatgagtacatcaaaattggaggtactacagcattggagtgtttacgtagattctgtaaaggaatcatacgattgtatgagcaacagtacctgagagcaccaacccaagaagACCTGCAAAGGATATTACATGCTAATGacatgcgggggttcccaggcatgatcgggagtattgactgcatgcactgggagtggaaaaattgtcctaaagcatgggaaggtcaatttactagaggggataagggaaccacaacagttattcttgaagcagttgcaacttatgacctatggatctggcatgccttttttggatgtcctggaacgttgaacgacataaacgttctagatcggtcaccagtgtttgatgacgtggaacagggaaagacTCCAGCCGTGAATTTCgttgtgaatcaacgtccctataatatggcatactatctagccgatggtatctatccttcttatccaactttcgtcaaaacgattagacttcctcaaagtgaacccgataagttatttgcaaaagttcaggagggatgtcggaaggacatcgaacgtgcatttggagttcttcaagctcgttttaaaatcatccgtgaaccagctcgcttgtgggacatagatgacttgagtatcattatgaggtcatgcatcatattacataatatgattgtcgaggatgaacgagatacatatgctcaacgttggaccgattttgagcaatctggggaaggtggatctagtacacagcaaccatactcgaccgaggttttacccgcttttgcaaatcatgtgcgtgctagatccgagttgcgtgattcaaatgttcatcatgaactgcaagcagatctagtgaagcacatctgggcaaagtttggaatgtctcaggattga
- the LOC130745746 gene encoding glutathione S-transferase T3-like, producing the protein NPNNYKDPNQISYQCPQNPNYYQVPHQISNQRPQNPNYYQVPHQISNQRPQNPNYYPDPNQYSYQPPQNIQNFNQSSIAPNSHPSYGSVRYSSQTPQSSGYMPVVPENFPSVDVSEFPEFSTQVNLGGGSADNEVNEVTPKSKKTVSPAWNTAQNLVLISGWINCGTSSVVGRNQKGETFWRDIAEYCNEHCSFDPPRDWVACRNRWNYMNARLGKWIGAYDSAKREQRSGWSEDDVIAKAQELFASGKIGQFTFMEEWRALRDQPRFCSQVGGNSGSRSSGSKRSHDSDASGSNSIGSIPRPMGREAAKKKSKKKIREDADEVVDKEWDSYIHFKEKELEKLEKIASVQAETNELMKEKTNAMKEK; encoded by the coding sequence aatcccaacaactataaagatccaaatcaaatttcttaccaatgtcctcaaaatccaaactattatcaagtcccacatcaaatctccaaccaacgtcctcaaaatccaaactattatcaagtcccacatcaaatctccaaccaacgtcctcaaaatccaaactattatccagatccaaatcaatattcgtaccaacctcctcaaaacatacaaaattttaaccagtcatcaattgctccaaactctcatccatcttatggatctgtgagatattcatctcaaacaccccagtctagtggttatatgccagtggttcctgaaaattttccgagtgttgatgtgtcggaatttccggaattttcaacacaagtcaatcttggtggcgggtcagctgataatgaagtcaatgaagtcactcctaagagcaaaaaaACCGTTTCacccgcatggaacactgcacaaaatctagtgctaattagtgggtggattaattgtggaacaagcagtgttgtcggaagaaaccagaaaggagaaacattttggagagatattgctgagtattgtaatgagcattgctcattcgatcctccgcgcgattgggttgcctgccgaaaccgttggaattatatgaacgcaagactgggtaaatggattggcgcttatgatagcgctaagcgtgagcaacgaagcggttggtcggaggatGATGTTATCGCAAAAGCGCAGGAATTATTCGCAAGTGGGAAGATTGGTCAATTTACTTTCATGGAAGAATGGCGCGCtctccgtgatcaaccacgtttttgtagtcaggtaggaggaaatagtggctcgagaagtagtggatctaagagatcacacgacagtgatgcaagtggctcaaactctataggatcaattcctcgtccaatgggtagggaggcagctaaaaaaaagagtaaaaagaaaattagagaagatgctgacgaggtggtggacaaagagtgggattcttatatccatttcaaggagaaagagcttgaaaaattggaaaagatagcatcggtgcaagcagagactaacgaattgatgaaagagaagactaatgcgatgaaagagaag